TGCAAAAATAGCCCAATCCATCAGGAACAAACTTTAGCACTGGAAAGCTGTATGAAACAATGACAGGTACAGGTTTAGACAGGACTTGATCCCATTGCCGTATTCAACCAACCTGCTGTGCCTCAGACTAGCATCTAATTATGATATAATCTCTCCATGATCAAGTGCAGTAAATGCCAATTTTCCTGCCCTGACGGCTCCAAGTTCTGCCTGGAGTGCGGAGTTCGTTTAGATCAGGCTGAAAACAAAGATGAACTGAAGCTTGTCTCTATCCTGTTTGCCGATCTCAAAGGTTTTACCAGCATGAGTGAAAAACTGGAGCCTGATGCGGTCAAGGAAATCATCGACGAAATTTTCCAACGACTTACTGGAATCATTTCTTCCGAAGGCGGCGAAGTCATCAAATACGAAGGCGATTGCATCATGGCCGCTTTCGGACTGACAGTCAGTTCCGACCTGGACCCGATGCATTCCTGTTACGCAGCACTGAGAATGCGCAACGAGGTGAGCAAATTCTCGGCTGAACAAGCAGCAAAGGGCGGGGCGCGACTTGAAATCAGGATCGGCATTCATACAGGCAAGGTCGTAAAAGGTCTCATCGGCGGGAAAACCGACATTCTGGGTGATGCTGTCAACCTGGCAGCCCGCATGGAGCAGAACGCTCCGACAGGTGAGATCTTAATTACCGCGGACCACAGCATGCTCTTGAAAGGCCGTTTCAAAATCCAGTCTTACCAGAAACTTGATATCAAAGGAAAAAACGAACCTGTCCAGACGATTCTTGTCAAAGACCGCGCGCCAATCAGGCAGAGAAGTATTTTAGGTCATGAAACAGCTTTTCTGGGCAGAAGCGTAGAACTTGCCTCCTGCATCAAAATCCTGGAACAGCTGGTTACAGATAAAAAGCCTCACCTGATCGTGATTGAAGGTCCGCCCGGCATCGGAAAAAGCCGCGTGATGCGGGAATTCAACCGCCACTGTGACACCCTGCCATACGATCAGGTGATGACTTCGGTTTATTACGACAGTTCCGTAAAAAACGACTTCCGCCTGATGAAAGTCCTCTTTCAGCAGAAATTCGGAGTTGTCAGTGCGGAAACTCTGGCTTCGCATTTATCGAATCGCGAGGCATCCTGGGATGATCTGTTTGAACACTCCAGGATTCTGGCTTTCCTCACAAGCCTTAAAACTGACTATTCCCCTCAGGGGGACCCTGAAATCGCTTCAATGGCCGCATTAAAAGCTGCTGAGGACATGTTCCTGAATCTGACTAAGCGTGATCCGTACATCTTTTTCCTGGACGATCTCCAGTGGATTGACGAAGCTTCTGTGGAGCTGATACAGCATCTGCTGCGCTGGGGAAAAGGCAGGCTGCTGTTCGCCTGTACAGCCAGGCCGGAATGGAGAGAGCAGTTTAAAAACCTTCCAGATTCAGGCGTCACTGTTATCCCCCTGCCCCCTCTCAGTTCAGAAGTTTGCCGCAGCCTGCTGGAAAATGCGACGGGTTCAGTGCAGGTTCCAGATCAGCTTGTTTCGATGATCGAGAATGCAGCCGGAGGAAGCCCTTTATTCATCGAAGAAATATTAATTTCCCTTTCCGAAGCGGGTATTTTGAATACTGGTCCTGGGGCCGGACTGGAAATCGACACTGTCAGGCTGGAAAAATACAAAATCCCGGGGTCAATAGGGCTGGTGCTGCAATCGCGTCTTGAGAGCATGAACAAGGAAAACCTGGAAATATTGAAAAAAGGCTCAATCACAAGCATGCAGTTCATTCCGGAATTTGTCTCGGATCTATGCGGGAAGACTAATCTGGGTGAAAATATCGAAGCGTTTATTCAGAAAGGTTTTCTTCTGCCTTCGCCGGAACAGGATATTCTTGGTTACAGATATTTCTCATTCAGCCATGCCCTGCTGCGGGATGCCACGCTGAACAGACTGACAAAAAAACAGAAAATCAAGCTGCATGATTCGGTTGCGAAATGGTTCCTGAACCTTACGGCTGCAAAAGAACACGGATCAGATCTTAATCCCCGTCTCTACAGTCATTATCTGCAGGCCGAGAATATCAGAGAAACTGTTAAATATGGGTTTCTGACATTGCAGCAGCTGATGAAACATTTCCGGATCGCCGACGCTCTTCCATACTTCAGGACTATAGAACCCCTTCTTTCAAAAGACGGAAGTCTTGCAGGTGACGGAAAAAAAGCTGAATTCCTTGGACTATACTCTGCTGCACTGACTGCGAGTGGGGAAAACAAAAACTGTCTGGGTGTCATCGAGCGATATCTTCCTGAGTTTGCAGATCTGCCTTCTGCCTGGATTGAACTGAATCTGAAAAAAATGCACTCTCTGGAACTTCTGTCTGAACTTGAATCATGGGAGAGAACAATCCTGGAATGCGAACAAAAGCTGCCTGAAATACAACCCGAATCGCAGATGAATAAATATAAAATGTTGCTTCTTTTCCAGCGCAGCCAGCTCAGTTTCCGGCGCGGCGATCTTTCTGAGGCTTTATTGCATCTGACAAGTCTGGCTGATTCGCCGGCAGGTTCCAATTCGACTGCGCTGTATGCTGAAACTCTGAAAAATATCGGTACCATACATTTCAATCGTTTAGAACTGGACATCGCACTTTCGTATTACCGGAAATCCATCGAGCAATACAATCTGCTAGGCGATCTTCATTGTGCTTTCCTGGTCGAGTACAATATCGGCCTGGTTCAGCAGAGTAAGAAAAATTATCCTGAAGCAAAGCAGCAGATTGTAAAATCCCTGAAGCATGATCTTTCAATTGGAGATCGGCATGGCGCTTCCATTGGATACTTTAGCCTTTCCACTTTTTATCTCGAGATGGAGGATTACTCCAATGCCCTGGAAAACGCTTTTAAAGCTCTGGAATTATCCCGCAATACAGGTTATAAGACAGGTGTAGCGGCTGCGCTTCATAACATTGGCGAGATTTACTGCGAGCTTGGTGATTTCGATTCCGCAGGATCCAGGCTCAAGGAGGCCTTGATGCTGTATTCAGAAATAGGCAATGAGCTGAGATTTGCTCATTGTTACATGGCTTTGGGAAAATTCCATCATTATCAGGGTGAACTGGCTGAAGCTTCAGCAATGTATATCCTGGCTGCTGAAAAATATGAGACCTCCGGTTGTCTGCATGACAAAGTCAATGCTCTGATTTCCTCTGCCAGAGAGGAAATCTTTCAGGACAACTGGGGAAACGCCAAAAGCCGACTGGAAGAGGCTTTAAACATCAGTGTCAAGATGCATTACAAAGAAAGCGCAGCCAGTGCATATTGCTGGCTGGCAGAGATTGAGCTGAACCAGGGTAGTCCTGAAAAAGCATTAGATAAACTCCAGTCTGCGGAAAAGACGTTCCGCAATTTAGGGAGTACCCAGTCTCTTGCATACTGTCTGTCAACGTTGGCCAGAACTCTTCTTGCTCTTGGGAAATCTGAAGAAGCCCGCTGTTGTTGCGAGGAAGCGCTGCTGATTTCAAGGGAAAACAAAGATGAACAGAGCGAAGCCACCTCAAAGCTTGCTCTGGCTGAGGTTCTGGTGTTTGAGGGAAAACTTGAGGAAGCGCTAAGCACTGCTTTAGAGGCAGAGCAGACTTTCCGCAGTCTGTTCAGAATGGCGGAAGCTGCCAGAGCTGCAAAAACAATTCAAGCCATCAGAAACAAGTTTAAAATGCCGGAAAACAGATTAAGAAATAACCGCAACTTGTAGAATTTATCAGATTCATTTCCAGACCAGAATGCAATCCTGCTCAACCTTAATTTTCCATCCTTTGGCTGCAGCCAGCTCCTTGAGCCTGGCTGTAAACGGCTTCAGAGCCATATCCACTGCAAGCGGTTCAGACAGGATTTCAGAGACAGCATAAACCGGGATTTCGGCACCCTTTGTGTCTGAAAATCTGTTCCCGAAAGTTTCCGCATCAGAGAATACTCTGTCAGGGTCAGAGTATGAACAAACCTGGTCTTGAGGCATTTGATACCTGGAAAATTCAATTTCCAGGGTTTTTCCGTTTTCAGATAGTGTAAATTGCTTCTCCCCAATGCTTGAAACAGTAAACTGACCTATAGGATCACCTTCCCTGGCCAGAATCGGATGAAACCCGCAGTCCCAGTCTTCGGCAAAAAGTTTTAAATACCTTCGGCCATCCAGTTCGACTGTGCCGCGGAAATAGATTGCTGCTGGATTCACTGTTACATCGCAGGTATCCGGCTGCCAGACACAGTCTCTTTTTTCCAGCACTACGAATACAGACTGTGTCATCCGCAGTTCGATCATTGTCCTGCGCGCATTGTCCAGAAGTTTCTGCTTGGTCGCAGTATCGGAATTGATGACTTGCCTGTTTCCGTACAGACCCTGAGAAAAATAAACAGGCTGCCCGCATCTGATCAGGACGTTTTCAGCTAGAAAATCAGCGGCAGACCCGCTGAAATTGACGCTGGTCTCGTTTTTCAGGAACCCGGAAAAGCTCCAGCCTTTTCTTTCAAGGGAATACTTCTCCAGAGGAAGCTCCTGTCTCTTCTTCTCATAACTGATTACAGCAGCCGGAGGATCGAGGCTGATCTTTTCCAGAGTGAATCTCCCGGCATTCTCCTTTTCAGGCATGGCATAATGCGTGCCGACACCTCTGCACATGGCAGTCAGCAGAGCATACGGCGTTTTCTCGACGAACACCAGACCTTCCAGGGCAAAAGAGAGTGGCGGCAGCTGCGTTCTGCCAGACCAGTAAAGCCAGGGAAGAGCGATCATTAACGACAAAGTAACTATTGCTGGAAAAGCATTTTTCATCAGGCAGACTCCGGATTCACTTCTGCAGGCTTCCTGCCATCGCGCTCATGATCCTGTTCATCCGCTCCACCATCGGCCTTGGTTCAACAGTCAGGCCTCCCAGCACTCTTGTATTGTCG
This portion of the Candidatus Wallbacteria bacterium genome encodes:
- a CDS encoding adenylate/guanylate cyclase domain-containing protein — its product is MIKCSKCQFSCPDGSKFCLECGVRLDQAENKDELKLVSILFADLKGFTSMSEKLEPDAVKEIIDEIFQRLTGIISSEGGEVIKYEGDCIMAAFGLTVSSDLDPMHSCYAALRMRNEVSKFSAEQAAKGGARLEIRIGIHTGKVVKGLIGGKTDILGDAVNLAARMEQNAPTGEILITADHSMLLKGRFKIQSYQKLDIKGKNEPVQTILVKDRAPIRQRSILGHETAFLGRSVELASCIKILEQLVTDKKPHLIVIEGPPGIGKSRVMREFNRHCDTLPYDQVMTSVYYDSSVKNDFRLMKVLFQQKFGVVSAETLASHLSNREASWDDLFEHSRILAFLTSLKTDYSPQGDPEIASMAALKAAEDMFLNLTKRDPYIFFLDDLQWIDEASVELIQHLLRWGKGRLLFACTARPEWREQFKNLPDSGVTVIPLPPLSSEVCRSLLENATGSVQVPDQLVSMIENAAGGSPLFIEEILISLSEAGILNTGPGAGLEIDTVRLEKYKIPGSIGLVLQSRLESMNKENLEILKKGSITSMQFIPEFVSDLCGKTNLGENIEAFIQKGFLLPSPEQDILGYRYFSFSHALLRDATLNRLTKKQKIKLHDSVAKWFLNLTAAKEHGSDLNPRLYSHYLQAENIRETVKYGFLTLQQLMKHFRIADALPYFRTIEPLLSKDGSLAGDGKKAEFLGLYSAALTASGENKNCLGVIERYLPEFADLPSAWIELNLKKMHSLELLSELESWERTILECEQKLPEIQPESQMNKYKMLLLFQRSQLSFRRGDLSEALLHLTSLADSPAGSNSTALYAETLKNIGTIHFNRLELDIALSYYRKSIEQYNLLGDLHCAFLVEYNIGLVQQSKKNYPEAKQQIVKSLKHDLSIGDRHGASIGYFSLSTFYLEMEDYSNALENAFKALELSRNTGYKTGVAAALHNIGEIYCELGDFDSAGSRLKEALMLYSEIGNELRFAHCYMALGKFHHYQGELAEASAMYILAAEKYETSGCLHDKVNALISSAREEIFQDNWGNAKSRLEEALNISVKMHYKESAASAYCWLAEIELNQGSPEKALDKLQSAEKTFRNLGSTQSLAYCLSTLARTLLALGKSEEARCCCEEALLISRENKDEQSEATSKLALAEVLVFEGKLEEALSTALEAEQTFRSLFRMAEAARAAKTIQAIRNKFKMPENRLRNNRNL